The nucleotide sequence AAAAGTTCTTAAGAATGAAGATGTTACCGAAGCTGCTTTAAAGTCTCATGAATTGGGTGATTTCCGGTTTATTCATTTTGCAACTCATGCCGAAGTCAACGAAGAAAATCCGGCCCGAAGCGGATTACTCCTTTCAAAAAAAACGGAGATGGAGTCCTTGTTTGGAGAAGATGGCTATTTAAACAGCCGGGAGATTTCCGGCCTTAGATTAAATGCGGACCTGGTGACCTTAAGCGCTTGTAACACCGGAATGGGCAAAATTGTAACGGGTGAGGGATTACTAGGTTTACAGCGTTCATTTCTATCAGCCGGAGCATCTTCTGTGATGGTTAGCCTTTGGAGCGTTTTTGACCGGAGCACTTCTGTGTTCATGTCAACCTTTTACAAGCAAATGCTGGCTCACGAACAGGAAGATTATGGTCTGTGGAATCAAACCCTGGATTGGTTCGGGATGTATGAACATCCGCTGTTTGATTATAAGGCTAAAGCCCTTCGCGATGCCAAACTTTACATGATCGACCATCCATACTACAAACACCCGGTTTATTGGGCTCCTTTCATCTTAATTGGTAAATAATACCCCAATAAAGAGCTGCGAAAGTTCTTCTTGCTCAATATTCAGTGTCCGACATTCTATCTCGGCTGAACCTGCGTTTTTTCGATAAACTCCTGGTTATCAACTTCAGGCCGATCAGGCGAATTCGCCAACAAGGCCGTTAGGTTATACACCAGCTGTGTTCTTTTGGTGAGCGGCCCAAAAGTGATCTTCTCTATATGGTCAGATGGCCGGTGATAATCGGCATGTACACCGGTAAAAAAGAATACAAATGGAACTCCAAGTCGGCCAAAGTTCCAGTGATCACTTCTGCGGTAAAACTGATTCGGATCGTTAAGATCATTATACCTTTTGCTCAGCGTCAGATCTGGCCCCATGGTATTAGCCATTTGAGTGAGGCTATCCAAGCCGGAAGAAATAATTTCTCCGCCGATGATATAAACATAATTACTATCCGCTATATTCTCTTCATCCACCCGGCCAATCATATCAATATTAATATTGGCTACGGTATTTTCGATTGAAAAAATGGGGTGGTCTGAATAGTATCGGGACCCCAGCAACCCTTTTTCTTCACCTGATACATTCAAAAAGAGCACACTTCGTTTTGGCCCAACCCCGGCTTCTTTTGCAGCGGCCATGGCTTCTGCTGTTTGAAGAGTTGCAACGGTTCCACTTCCATCATCATCAGCACCATTATATATATTATCCCCGGTTGAATCCGGTTGGCCAATTCCAACATGATCATAGTGAGAACTTAATACTATCACTTCATCCTTAAGATCCGGATCGCTGCCTTCCAAAAAACCTACAACATTTTTTGTAACTACTGTGTTTTCATTAACTAAAGGATTGTGATCAAGAGTAAAATCTAACGCTTTCGCTTCAAAAGACACGGGCTCGGTAACAATTTTTTTCTGGATTTCCTCCAAAGCCTCTACTTCTTTAACCCCCAACAACGTAGCAGCCAATTCGGGATGAATTCGATTAAAAG is from Gracilimonas sp. and encodes:
- a CDS encoding M28 family peptidase, with the protein product MIKKIILLTAIATVSACSVFNKSSQTPPNIYSFSSTITESGLYNDLAVLAHDSLQGRETGTIGEEKAARYLSKRYEEMGLKPVGDDGSYFQHYELIQPTVEQFNYELKSTAADSVVDNSTHNKQEDANFVTIFGGSDSLSGSVVFAGAGMFDEEEGINQYPEQTAGKWLFILYDRDHTNMNHLQTMLSGDALGAIILVGTDVADYEMEAENRKAGFGMGRGLSLKYLQENGGGLAPAFNRIHPELAATLLGVKEVEALEEIQKKIVTEPVSFEAKALDFTLDHNPLVNENTVVTKNVVGFLEGSDPDLKDEVIVLSSHYDHVGIGQPDSTGDNIYNGADDDGSGTVATLQTAEAMAAAKEAGVGPKRSVLFLNVSGEEKGLLGSRYYSDHPIFSIENTVANINIDMIGRVDEENIADSNYVYIIGGEIISSGLDSLTQMANTMGPDLTLSKRYNDLNDPNQFYRRSDHWNFGRLGVPFVFFFTGVHADYHRPSDHIEKITFGPLTKRTQLVYNLTALLANSPDRPEVDNQEFIEKTQVQPR